From a region of the Canis lupus dingo isolate Sandy chromosome 5, ASM325472v2, whole genome shotgun sequence genome:
- the NT5M gene encoding 5'(3')-deoxyribonucleotidase, mitochondrial isoform X4: MIRLGGWCARRPRGAAFPAGRRWRSGGPAGRGAGRALRVLVDMDGVLADFEGGFLRKFRARFPDQPFIALEDRRGFWLSEQYGLLQPGLSEKAISIWESENFFLDLEPLPGAVEAVKQMANLENTHVFICTSPIKMYKYCPYEKIYLFIQREREREEETQAEGEAGSTQEARRGTRSRVSRITPWAAGGAKLLHHRGCPNRCIFNKT, from the exons ATGATCCGGCTGGGCGGCTGGTGTGCGCGGCGGCCCCGCGGCGCGGCGTTCCCGGCGGGGAGGCGCTGGCGGTCGGGCGGGCCGGCGGGCCGGGGGGCCGGCCGCGCCCTGCGGGTGCTGGTGGACATGGACGGCGTGTTGGCCGACTTCGAGGGCGGCTTCCTCAGGAAGTTCCGCGCGCGCTTCCCCGACCAGCCCTTCATCGCGCTGGAGGACCGGCGCGGCTTCTGGTTGTCGGAGCAGTACGGCCTCCTGCAGCCCGGCCTGAGC GAGAAGGCCATTAGCATATGGGAATCAGAAAATTTCTTTCTTGACCTGGAGCCTCTACCAGGGGCTGTAGAAGCTGTGAAGCAGATGGCCAACCTAGAAAA CACCCATGTCTTCATCTGCACGAGCCCCATCAAGATGTACAAGTACTGTCCCTATGAGAAG atttatttatttattcagagagagagagagagagaggaagagacacaggcagagggagaagcaggctccacgcaggaagcccgacgtgggactcgatcccgggtctccaggatcacaccctgggctgcaggaggcgccaaactgctgcaccaccggggctgccctaataggtgtatttttaacaaaacttGA
- the NT5M gene encoding 5'(3')-deoxyribonucleotidase, mitochondrial isoform X5: protein MIRLGGWCARRPRGAAFPAGRRWRSGGPAGRGAGRALRVLVDMDGVLADFEGGFLRKFRARFPDQPFIALEDRRGFWLSEQYGLLQPGLSEKAISIWESENFFLDLEPLPGAVEAVKQMANLENTHVFICTSPIKMYKYCPYEKREREREEETQAEGEAGSTQEARRGTRSRVSRITPWAAGGAKLLHHRGCPNRCIFNKT, encoded by the exons ATGATCCGGCTGGGCGGCTGGTGTGCGCGGCGGCCCCGCGGCGCGGCGTTCCCGGCGGGGAGGCGCTGGCGGTCGGGCGGGCCGGCGGGCCGGGGGGCCGGCCGCGCCCTGCGGGTGCTGGTGGACATGGACGGCGTGTTGGCCGACTTCGAGGGCGGCTTCCTCAGGAAGTTCCGCGCGCGCTTCCCCGACCAGCCCTTCATCGCGCTGGAGGACCGGCGCGGCTTCTGGTTGTCGGAGCAGTACGGCCTCCTGCAGCCCGGCCTGAGC GAGAAGGCCATTAGCATATGGGAATCAGAAAATTTCTTTCTTGACCTGGAGCCTCTACCAGGGGCTGTAGAAGCTGTGAAGCAGATGGCCAACCTAGAAAA CACCCATGTCTTCATCTGCACGAGCCCCATCAAGATGTACAAGTACTGTCCCTATGAGAAG agagagagagagagagaggaagagacacaggcagagggagaagcaggctccacgcaggaagcccgacgtgggactcgatcccgggtctccaggatcacaccctgggctgcaggaggcgccaaactgctgcaccaccggggctgccctaataggtgtatttttaacaaaacttGA